A single window of Vigna radiata var. radiata cultivar VC1973A chromosome 4, Vradiata_ver6, whole genome shotgun sequence DNA harbors:
- the LOC106758337 gene encoding squamosa promoter-binding-like protein 7 yields the protein MDFPGNIFCLSNRDQNGNTNANTFAWDSWQTTTSNNNNTTSTFLNAFNAPVTALTAPEGSAANRPEPAGLASALMFLPQNAGVLRHRHQHQQHPYGGDGSHVHPDPHLMCLKLGKRHYFEDASGSGTVSSSSAAAAGTFGGGLVLGDKRGKGGYSGGGAAVKGVGLTTATVPRCQVEGCQVALVNAKDYHRRHKVCEMHSKAPKVVVLGLEQRFCQQCSRFHVVSEFDDSKRSCRRRLAGHNERRRKSSHDSVARNSSQGGCALSLLSSRSDSWLSPSDLSTRCSAALRELIAENRAAIMARQFVSDRDWHIQHNEVEDLKEIQPESNYFPQQQMFPQTQ from the exons ATGGACTTCCCAGGGAACATCTTCTGCCTCTCCAACAGAGACCAAAATGGGAATACTAACGCCAACACTTTCGCCTGGGATTCATGGCAAACAACCACTTCTAATAATAACAACACCACTTCCACCTTCCTCAACGCTTTCAACGCCCCCGTCACTGCCCTCACCGCTCCGGAGGGCTCCGCCGCCAACCGCCCCGAGCCCGCGGGCCTCGCCAGCGCTCTCATGTTTCTCCCTCAAAACGCCGGCGTTTTGCGACACCGCCACCAGCACCAGCAGCATCCGTACGGAGGGGATGGCTCCCACGTGCACCCCGACCCCCACCTCATGTGCTTGAAGCTTGGGAAGAGGCATTACTTTGAGGACGCTAGTGGAAGTGGAACggtctcttcttcttctgctgctgctgctggtACTTTTGGCGGGGGGTTGGTGTTGGGGGATAAGCGTGGGAAAGGAGGGTATTCCGGCGGCGGGGCGGCGGTGAAAGGTGTCGGGTTGACTACGGCGACGGTGCCTCGGTGTCAGGTGGAAGGGTGCCAGGTGGCGCTGGTGAACGCCAAAGACTACCACCGGAGGCACAAGGTGTGTGAGATGCACTCCAAGGCTCCCAAAGTTGTGGTCTTAGGGTTGGAGCAGAGGTTCTGTCAGCAGTGTAGCAG GTTTCACGTGGTGTCAGAGTTTGATGATTCAAAGAGAAGTTGCAGGAGGAGACTAGCAGGTCAcaatgagagaagaagaaagagctcCCACGATTCTGTTGCAAGAAATTCTTCACAAG GAGGGTGTGCTCTCTCTCTTCTGTCATCTAGAAGTGATTCTTGGCTTTCACCTTCTGATCTGTCAACAAGATGCAGTGCAGCATTGCGTGAATTGATAGCAGAAAACCGTGCAGCCATAATGGCGAGACAATTTGTATCAGACAGAGATTGGCATATTCAGCATAATGAAGTGGAAGACTTGAAGGAGATCCAACCGGAGTCCAATTACTTCCCACAACAACAGATGTTTCCACAGACACAgtga